From Spirosoma aerolatum, one genomic window encodes:
- a CDS encoding ABC transporter ATP-binding protein, with amino-acid sequence MQLLYSYLRRYWSLLALALVLAAINQIFSLLDPYIFRKIIDQYVVKPGGALRPISFWSFLKNGAGLLILQALGVAMVSRIAKNFQDYYVNVITQRLGAKLYTDGLRHSLELPYQVFEDQRSGETLGKLQKVRADVEKLIQSFVNVLFTSIVGIVFVMWYASTVYWPIAPVYFLTIPLLGILSSLLSKKIKVVQKTIVAETTALAGSTTESLRNIELVKSLGLAQQETERLNATTEKILKLELKKVRYIRSLSFIQGTFVNLLRNAIMLFMLFLVVQERITVGEFFSLFIYSFAIFGPLQELGNIINVYRETEASLANFQQILNTPRDVQPALPQPVHSLKTLAFDDVHFKHLTANKPALDGISFDAQVGETLAFVGPSGSGKTTLVKLLVGLYRPLSGQILYNGIPGADVNLDELREQIGFVTQDTQLFAGTIRENLRFVAPHATDEECLTALHQAAADSLLARAPQGLDTVIGEGGVKVSGGEKQRLSIARALLRKPSLLVFDEATSALDSLTEEEITDTVRTVSAMNQQITILIAHRLSTILHADRIFVLEQGHIVEQGRHEELLVQKGLYYAMWRQQIGERKALATA; translated from the coding sequence ATGCAACTTCTTTACAGCTATTTACGGCGTTATTGGAGCCTGTTGGCACTCGCTCTTGTCCTAGCCGCCATCAACCAGATTTTCTCGTTACTTGATCCGTACATTTTTCGAAAAATTATTGACCAGTATGTTGTTAAACCCGGTGGAGCCCTTCGGCCGATTAGTTTCTGGAGCTTCCTGAAAAACGGAGCTGGCCTGCTGATTTTACAAGCGCTTGGTGTAGCAATGGTGAGCCGAATTGCCAAAAACTTTCAGGACTACTACGTTAACGTAATTACCCAGCGGTTGGGCGCTAAGCTCTATACCGATGGGCTTCGGCATTCGCTCGAATTGCCCTATCAAGTCTTTGAAGATCAACGTTCGGGAGAGACATTGGGTAAGTTACAGAAAGTGCGAGCCGATGTTGAAAAGCTGATTCAATCGTTTGTGAATGTGCTCTTTACCTCCATTGTCGGTATCGTGTTCGTGATGTGGTATGCCTCAACAGTCTACTGGCCAATTGCTCCGGTTTACTTCCTGACTATTCCGCTGCTGGGTATTCTGAGTTCGTTGCTGAGCAAAAAAATTAAGGTCGTTCAGAAAACGATTGTTGCCGAAACAACGGCTCTGGCGGGTTCAACAACAGAGAGTTTACGTAATATCGAACTGGTGAAAAGCCTCGGACTGGCACAACAGGAAACCGAACGATTGAATGCCACAACCGAAAAAATCCTGAAGCTCGAACTTAAAAAGGTTCGCTATATCCGGTCGCTGTCGTTTATCCAGGGCACGTTTGTAAACCTGCTCCGTAACGCCATCATGCTGTTTATGCTGTTTCTGGTGGTGCAGGAACGCATTACGGTGGGTGAATTTTTCTCGCTGTTCATCTACTCTTTCGCCATCTTCGGGCCGTTGCAAGAGTTGGGTAATATTATCAACGTATATCGGGAGACGGAAGCGTCGCTGGCCAATTTCCAGCAGATTCTGAACACGCCCCGCGATGTGCAGCCTGCGCTTCCACAGCCGGTTCATTCGCTCAAGACACTGGCCTTTGACGATGTTCATTTCAAACATCTGACGGCTAACAAACCAGCTCTCGATGGTATTTCGTTTGATGCACAGGTGGGTGAAACACTGGCCTTTGTCGGGCCGAGTGGGTCTGGTAAAACGACACTTGTTAAGCTATTGGTTGGTTTATACCGGCCATTAAGTGGACAGATTTTGTACAATGGTATTCCGGGGGCAGATGTGAATCTGGATGAGCTTCGGGAGCAAATTGGCTTCGTCACGCAGGATACGCAGTTATTTGCCGGAACCATTCGGGAAAACCTTCGTTTTGTAGCGCCCCACGCAACGGACGAAGAATGCCTAACGGCGTTGCATCAGGCAGCTGCCGACTCGCTGCTGGCCCGTGCCCCGCAGGGACTTGATACCGTTATAGGGGAAGGGGGAGTAAAAGTGTCGGGTGGCGAAAAGCAACGGCTTAGCATTGCCCGTGCGTTACTTCGTAAACCTTCGTTGCTCGTATTTGATGAAGCGACATCGGCCCTGGATTCGCTCACCGAAGAGGAAATTACGGATACCGTGCGCACCGTATCGGCTATGAACCAGCAGATTACTATTCTGATTGCCCACCGTCTGAGTACGATCCTGCATGCCGACCGCATTTTTGTGCTGGAGCAGGGGCACATTGTTGAACAGGGCCGTCATGAGGAATTGCTTGTACAGAAAGGACTGTATTACGCTATGTGGCGTCAGCAAATCGGTGAGCGCAAAGCTCTGGCTACCGCGTAA
- a CDS encoding ADP-ribosylglycohydrolase family protein, whose translation MNSVVVSSNYVLDALVGLCVGDALGVPVEFLTRSYLRDHTVTDMMGYGTHNQPPGTWSDDSSLAFCLAESLCGGYSLNDIAVKSVQWYEGTLWTPHGSVFDIGIATSRALHRVASGVDRLVSGGAGEEDNGNGSLMRILPIVFYLKDKAIHERFRIIAQVSGMTHAHIRSVFACFIYCEYALLLIKGFEKRQAFKAMQAEVNDFVKKHAALAEKELNHFHRLLENPIGDYEIRPIDQYTEAEIASSGYVIHTLEASMWSFLTTNSYVDAVLKAVNLGNDTDTTGCVTGGLAGLYYGLEAIPESWVDAIARKQDIFDLATRLFTSLH comes from the coding sequence ATGAATAGCGTTGTCGTTTCATCAAATTATGTACTAGATGCGCTTGTAGGGCTTTGTGTTGGCGATGCTCTGGGAGTACCAGTTGAATTTTTGACTCGTAGTTATTTAAGAGACCATACTGTTACTGACATGATGGGTTATGGCACACACAATCAGCCGCCAGGAACTTGGTCAGATGATAGTTCATTGGCTTTTTGCTTAGCGGAAAGCTTATGTGGCGGGTATAGTCTCAATGATATTGCAGTGAAATCTGTGCAGTGGTACGAAGGGACACTCTGGACCCCACATGGCTCTGTGTTTGATATAGGTATAGCTACGTCGAGAGCTTTGCATAGGGTAGCGAGTGGTGTTGATCGATTAGTTTCTGGGGGTGCTGGAGAGGAGGATAATGGTAACGGGTCATTGATGCGTATTTTGCCGATCGTATTTTATCTTAAAGACAAAGCTATTCATGAGCGTTTTCGGATTATTGCACAGGTGTCCGGGATGACTCATGCTCATATTCGATCAGTTTTTGCTTGTTTTATTTATTGTGAATATGCGTTACTACTAATCAAAGGATTTGAAAAGCGCCAGGCCTTCAAAGCCATGCAGGCAGAAGTAAACGATTTTGTTAAGAAGCATGCAGCCCTTGCAGAAAAGGAACTGAATCACTTCCACAGATTATTGGAAAATCCAATTGGCGACTATGAGATAAGGCCTATCGATCAATATACCGAAGCTGAAATTGCGTCGTCAGGCTATGTCATACACACCCTGGAAGCTAGTATGTGGTCTTTCCTTACAACAAATAGTTATGTTGATGCCGTATTGAAAGCAGTAAATCTTGGTAATGATACAGATACTACTGGCTGTGTAACGGGAGGACTTGCCGGGTTATATTATGGCTTGGAAGCTATACCAGAATCCTGGGTGGACGCTATTGCCCGAAAGCAGGACATTTTTGACCTTGCTACTAGATTGTTTACGTCACTTCATTAA
- a CDS encoding MFS transporter, with protein MPSKKASAKKAVDNRTLFSVISASSVGTLIEWYDFYIFGSLAAILSTQFFPTDNPTAALLSTLATFAAGFVVRPFGALVFGRLGDLVGRKYTFLVTLVLMGGSTFAIGLIPGYATIGFWAPLLVLLLRLVQGLALGGEYGGAATYVAEYAPEGRRGYYTSFIQTTATLGLFVSLGVILLTRESLGVDTFSDWGWRVPFLLSIVLVGISILIRMRMAESPLFAKLKTEGKISKNPLAESFGKKQNLKMVLLALFGATAGQGVIWYTGQFYALSFLQKACNVEFVQSNVIVAIALLGATPFFVIFGRLSDRIGRKAIMLVGMALGVLTYRPIYDKMYNLADLSQREEFSDARTIDRKLSKQDNGNLVTTMTTTHFYSDGLVAKDIERTVTRPDSASPAIKPELTKAVVLPNNSFWLMILLVFVQVLYVTMVYGPIAAFLVELFPTRIRYTSMSLPYHVGNGIFGGLTPFIATALVASATKANEAVPGSISKPYLQGLWYPILVASVCLIIGVIYLKTERAKE; from the coding sequence ATGCCTTCCAAGAAAGCCAGCGCCAAAAAGGCGGTTGATAATCGTACCTTATTCAGCGTTATTTCGGCCTCGTCGGTCGGAACGCTGATCGAATGGTACGATTTTTACATTTTTGGCAGTTTAGCCGCCATTCTTTCCACTCAATTTTTTCCAACTGATAATCCGACGGCTGCGCTGCTATCGACACTGGCGACGTTTGCTGCTGGATTTGTGGTTCGCCCGTTTGGAGCCCTGGTATTTGGGCGACTTGGGGATTTGGTAGGACGTAAATATACGTTTTTGGTTACGCTGGTGCTGATGGGTGGTTCTACGTTTGCCATTGGGCTAATTCCCGGCTATGCAACCATTGGTTTCTGGGCTCCGTTGTTGGTCCTTTTATTACGGCTGGTACAAGGGCTGGCGCTGGGAGGGGAGTATGGGGGAGCGGCTACGTATGTGGCAGAGTATGCCCCCGAAGGACGACGTGGTTATTACACTAGTTTTATTCAGACGACAGCTACATTGGGCCTGTTTGTGTCGCTGGGGGTAATTCTGCTTACCCGTGAGTCGCTAGGAGTGGATACATTTTCGGACTGGGGTTGGCGTGTGCCGTTTTTGCTGTCTATCGTACTGGTAGGCATATCTATACTTATTCGGATGCGCATGGCCGAATCCCCCCTGTTTGCCAAACTTAAAACCGAAGGTAAAATCTCGAAAAATCCGCTGGCTGAAAGTTTCGGTAAGAAGCAGAACCTGAAAATGGTTTTGCTGGCCTTGTTCGGGGCTACGGCTGGTCAGGGCGTAATTTGGTATACAGGGCAATTTTACGCGCTGTCGTTTCTGCAAAAAGCCTGCAATGTCGAGTTCGTTCAGTCGAATGTGATTGTGGCCATTGCCCTGTTAGGCGCTACACCTTTCTTCGTCATTTTTGGGCGACTGTCAGATCGGATTGGCCGGAAGGCGATTATGCTGGTGGGTATGGCGCTGGGCGTTCTGACGTACCGGCCCATCTATGACAAAATGTACAATCTGGCCGATCTGAGCCAGCGGGAGGAGTTTAGCGATGCTCGTACCATTGATCGGAAATTAAGTAAACAGGATAACGGCAACCTGGTAACGACCATGACAACTACCCATTTTTATTCGGATGGGCTCGTTGCCAAAGACATTGAGCGGACCGTTACCCGACCTGATTCGGCCTCTCCAGCGATAAAGCCTGAGCTTACCAAAGCCGTTGTATTACCGAACAATAGTTTCTGGTTGATGATTCTTCTGGTATTTGTGCAGGTGTTGTACGTGACGATGGTCTATGGACCCATTGCTGCTTTCCTGGTCGAGCTTTTCCCGACGCGTATTCGCTACACATCTATGTCGTTGCCTTACCACGTCGGCAATGGGATTTTCGGGGGCTTAACCCCGTTTATTGCAACGGCCCTGGTGGCATCGGCCACTAAAGCCAATGAAGCTGTTCCGGGCTCTATCTCCAAACCGTATCTGCAAGGACTCTGGTACCCAATTCTGGTAGCCAGCGTTTGTCTAATTATAGGGGTAATTTATTTAAAGACTGAAAGAGCTAAAGAGTAA
- a CDS encoding DUF7133 domain-containing protein, which produces MGKPAYYLCLICVGLFCLLSFKTNIRTEPGEGPSPAKTPTEELSTFQLEPGLDIQLVAAEPMVEDPVAITFDEDGRLWVVEMRGFMMNIDGAGEEKKVGRVSILEDTDGDGRMDVSKVYLDSLVMPRAIALIPNGALIAENGALWLTKDTNGDLKADTKTLIDDQYAATGLPEHAPNGLWRSMDNWYYNAKARVRYKLANGKWLRDSTEFRGQWGISHDDQGRLYYNYNWSQLHADLVPPNYLSRNKNHKPTTGIDHGLTIDRRVYPIRPNPAVNRGYIPGTLDKEGRLQEFTAACSPLFYRGTAFPSSYYGNVFVCEPAGNLVKRNVTESKGLSLTAHDPHPGKEFLASTDERFRPVHMATGPDGALYIADMYRGVIQHKAYVTPYLREQSLSRDLVQPINRGRIWRVVPQNWKAQKARKLSQASGDELVAELSNPDGWHRDMAQALLIDRADKRVEAALTNVVLKGTQPLGRFHALWTLDGLKLSKPDLLLSVLADQNTLVKSTAIRLLEPFAKADKTVRAELGKQLLGIWEQAPIEQILQMALSASALDPADAQPLLANITQRYGDSALIRDAVMSSLSNQEAAFLQRLLASPQWQTHEPTKEIFIEMLATSIARNRNPAQLSALLAKLDTGKEPLGWQQKAVLTGLSMGGSNTKMKPVKLVSAPSLLTRSAAKVDPARLATLNTMFEWPGHAASKAVAQTKSLLNDEEQKLFVLGRQHYLSTCSGCHGTDGAGLARFAPPLIGSDWVLGDEKRLALIVLHGIEGPIEVNKKMYDAPDILPVMPSHSTMDDGVITAILTYIRNEWGNNAGPMGRRTVGMTRVTSQGRVVPWTAKELNKYVLEAKAPANGN; this is translated from the coding sequence ATGGGTAAGCCTGCTTATTATCTCTGCCTGATTTGTGTTGGACTTTTCTGCCTGCTGAGTTTTAAAACAAACATCCGAACGGAGCCAGGGGAAGGGCCGTCGCCTGCCAAAACACCCACCGAAGAACTCAGTACGTTTCAGCTTGAACCCGGGCTAGATATTCAGTTGGTAGCGGCTGAGCCTATGGTCGAAGATCCCGTTGCGATCACCTTCGATGAAGATGGTCGGCTGTGGGTAGTCGAAATGCGCGGATTCATGATGAACATCGACGGTGCGGGCGAGGAGAAAAAGGTTGGTCGAGTGTCGATTCTGGAGGATACCGATGGCGATGGCCGGATGGATGTTAGCAAAGTTTATCTGGATAGTCTGGTTATGCCCCGCGCTATTGCCCTGATACCCAATGGAGCACTGATTGCCGAAAATGGAGCACTCTGGCTCACCAAAGACACCAATGGTGATCTGAAGGCTGATACGAAAACCCTCATCGACGATCAGTATGCCGCTACAGGGCTTCCCGAACACGCACCAAATGGTCTCTGGCGTAGCATGGACAACTGGTATTACAATGCCAAAGCGCGGGTGCGCTACAAACTAGCCAATGGAAAATGGCTTCGCGATAGTACCGAGTTCCGTGGGCAGTGGGGCATCAGTCATGATGACCAGGGACGCCTGTACTACAACTACAACTGGTCGCAACTCCACGCCGATCTGGTTCCGCCCAACTACCTGTCACGCAATAAAAACCATAAGCCAACAACGGGTATCGACCATGGGCTGACCATCGACCGACGCGTGTACCCGATCCGACCAAACCCCGCCGTTAACCGGGGCTATATTCCCGGTACATTGGATAAGGAAGGGCGTCTGCAGGAGTTTACAGCTGCTTGTTCACCCCTGTTTTACCGGGGAACGGCATTCCCATCTTCCTACTATGGCAATGTGTTCGTTTGTGAACCCGCTGGTAATCTGGTTAAACGCAATGTAACCGAATCGAAAGGGCTATCCCTGACGGCTCACGACCCACATCCCGGAAAAGAATTTCTGGCTTCGACGGATGAGCGGTTCCGGCCGGTTCATATGGCAACAGGTCCCGATGGCGCTTTATACATCGCCGATATGTACCGGGGTGTAATTCAGCATAAGGCGTATGTGACGCCATACTTGCGAGAACAATCCCTATCGCGCGATTTGGTCCAACCCATTAACCGGGGCCGTATCTGGCGGGTAGTGCCCCAAAACTGGAAAGCGCAGAAAGCCAGGAAGTTGTCGCAGGCTTCGGGTGATGAGTTAGTGGCCGAGTTATCGAACCCAGACGGCTGGCATCGGGATATGGCGCAGGCATTGCTGATAGACCGGGCTGATAAGCGAGTGGAGGCTGCCTTGACCAATGTTGTTTTGAAAGGAACACAGCCGCTAGGTCGTTTTCATGCTTTATGGACACTGGATGGGTTAAAGCTGAGCAAGCCTGATTTGTTGCTGAGTGTATTAGCCGATCAGAATACACTTGTCAAATCCACCGCCATCCGATTGCTGGAACCGTTCGCCAAAGCGGATAAAACCGTTCGGGCAGAATTAGGCAAGCAATTATTAGGTATTTGGGAACAGGCCCCCATCGAACAAATTCTTCAGATGGCACTTTCTGCCAGTGCACTTGACCCTGCCGACGCCCAACCCTTATTGGCCAATATTACACAACGCTATGGTGATTCGGCACTCATTCGCGATGCGGTAATGAGTAGTCTGTCGAACCAGGAAGCCGCGTTTTTGCAGCGGTTACTGGCTTCTCCGCAGTGGCAGACTCATGAGCCTACGAAAGAAATTTTCATCGAAATGTTGGCAACATCGATCGCTCGTAACCGAAATCCAGCTCAGCTCAGTGCGCTTCTGGCGAAACTCGATACGGGAAAAGAACCGTTGGGTTGGCAGCAGAAAGCCGTTCTTACGGGCTTGTCGATGGGTGGAAGCAACACTAAAATGAAACCGGTTAAACTGGTATCGGCGCCTAGTCTGCTCACCCGCTCAGCCGCGAAAGTCGACCCGGCGCGATTGGCTACATTGAATACGATGTTTGAATGGCCCGGACATGCCGCCAGTAAGGCCGTTGCGCAGACCAAAAGCCTGCTGAACGATGAGGAACAAAAACTGTTTGTGTTAGGTCGTCAGCACTACCTAAGTACCTGCTCGGGTTGTCACGGAACCGATGGTGCTGGACTAGCCCGATTTGCTCCACCGCTCATTGGCTCTGACTGGGTACTGGGCGACGAAAAACGGCTGGCACTCATTGTTCTCCACGGTATTGAGGGGCCCATCGAAGTGAATAAGAAAATGTACGATGCGCCTGATATTCTGCCTGTTATGCCTTCGCACTCAACCATGGACGATGGCGTCATTACCGCCATTCTGACCTATATCCGAAACGAATGGGGAAACAACGCAGGGCCAATGGGACGACGAACCGTAGGCATGACCCGTGTGACGTCGCAGGGTAGGGTAGTGCCCTGGACCGCTAAAGAGCTAAATAAGTATGTACTTGAAGCCAAAGCTCCGGCAAATGGGAATTGA
- the pdxH gene encoding pyridoxamine 5'-phosphate oxidase produces MPSAISELRNEYTLNGLDRADVLPDPVAQFRLWFDAALQAKVPEPNAMHISTVTDEGRPDGRIVLLKDISDDGFTFYTNYESRKGRELTNRPFANLTFFYPELERQIRIEGRVEKVSNEDSDAYFNSRPRGSQIGAWVSHQSEVIDSREVLEARQRELDMQFAGQSVPRPPYWGGFRVVPDAIEFWQGRPSRLHDRIRYRKVEEAWIIERLSP; encoded by the coding sequence ATGCCCTCAGCAATTAGTGAGTTACGAAATGAATACACTCTGAACGGGTTGGACAGAGCAGATGTTTTACCGGATCCGGTCGCTCAGTTTCGGCTTTGGTTCGATGCCGCCTTACAAGCTAAGGTCCCTGAACCGAACGCCATGCATATTAGTACGGTGACAGACGAAGGTAGACCCGACGGACGAATTGTGCTCTTAAAGGATATTTCGGACGACGGGTTTACATTTTACACAAACTACGAAAGCCGAAAAGGGCGTGAACTCACCAATCGCCCGTTTGCCAATCTGACCTTTTTTTACCCTGAACTCGAACGCCAGATTCGGATTGAAGGACGGGTAGAAAAAGTAAGTAATGAGGATTCGGACGCGTATTTTAACAGCCGCCCTCGCGGTAGTCAGATCGGGGCATGGGTGTCACACCAGTCGGAGGTGATCGACAGTCGCGAGGTGTTGGAAGCCCGGCAGCGTGAACTGGACATGCAGTTTGCGGGTCAATCCGTTCCGCGACCACCCTACTGGGGTGGCTTTCGGGTGGTGCCCGATGCCATCGAATTCTGGCAGGGACGCCCCAGCCGATTACACGACCGAATCCGCTATCGAAAGGTAGAAGAAGCATGGATCATCGAGCGGCTTTCACCATAA
- the acs gene encoding acetate--CoA ligase, which produces MRIRTFDEYQAAYQKSVEDPEEFWAEIAQNFHWRKPWTKTLQWNFTEPNVKWFIGGKLNITENCLDRHLADRGDQPAIIWEPNDPAEAGVTLTYKMLFDQVCRFANVLRRNGVQKGDRVCIYMPMVPELAIAVLACARIGAIHSVVFGGFSAQSIADRINDAQCKVVVTADGAYRGNKEIPLKSTVDDALIGCPSVEKVIVLTRTRTPVSMLKGRDVWWEQELKQVTAECPAEEMDAEDMLFILYTSGSTGKPKGVVHTCGGYMVYAAYTFQNVFQYEAGQTHFCTADIGWITGHSYIVYGPLACGATSIIFEGVPTYPDAGRFWDIVDKYNVDILYTAPTAIRSLMGFGLEKVENHDLSSLQVLGSVGEPINEEAWHWYDEHIGKGRCPIVDTWWQTETGGILISPLAGITKTKPTYATLPLPGVQPILVDETGKEIEGNGVSGNLCMKFPWPGILRTTYGDHERCRQTYFATYPGLYFTGDGCLRDEDGYYRITGRVDDVLNVSGHRIGTAEVENAINMHTGVVESAVVGYPHDIKGQGIYAYVITDQEPNGHDADLTKRDILATVSRVIGPIAKPDKIQFVTGLPKTRSGKIMRRILRKIAEGDTSNLGDTTTLLDPAVVEEIKAGAL; this is translated from the coding sequence ATGCGTATCCGAACCTTTGACGAGTACCAGGCCGCTTATCAGAAAAGCGTAGAAGACCCGGAAGAATTCTGGGCCGAAATTGCCCAGAATTTTCACTGGCGTAAACCCTGGACCAAAACCCTGCAATGGAATTTTACGGAACCCAATGTAAAGTGGTTTATAGGAGGTAAACTCAATATTACGGAAAACTGTCTTGACCGGCACCTGGCTGACCGGGGTGATCAACCGGCCATTATCTGGGAGCCTAACGATCCGGCTGAAGCGGGCGTTACACTAACTTATAAGATGCTGTTCGACCAGGTATGCCGATTTGCCAATGTGTTAAGACGTAATGGTGTACAAAAAGGTGACCGGGTTTGTATTTATATGCCCATGGTGCCCGAACTAGCCATCGCTGTACTGGCCTGTGCCCGAATTGGTGCTATTCACTCCGTAGTGTTTGGTGGATTTTCGGCACAAAGTATCGCTGACCGGATCAATGATGCACAGTGTAAAGTTGTAGTAACGGCCGATGGGGCCTACCGGGGCAATAAAGAAATTCCACTGAAGAGTACAGTCGATGATGCACTCATTGGTTGCCCAAGTGTTGAGAAAGTGATTGTGCTAACCCGTACCCGAACGCCTGTTTCGATGCTGAAAGGACGGGATGTATGGTGGGAGCAGGAATTGAAGCAGGTAACGGCCGAATGCCCGGCTGAAGAAATGGACGCTGAAGATATGCTGTTCATTCTATACACCTCTGGCTCAACCGGGAAACCCAAAGGCGTGGTTCATACCTGCGGGGGCTACATGGTATATGCGGCCTATACGTTCCAGAATGTGTTTCAGTATGAGGCAGGGCAGACCCACTTCTGTACAGCTGATATTGGCTGGATTACCGGGCATAGCTACATTGTATATGGGCCGCTAGCTTGTGGTGCCACGTCGATTATTTTTGAAGGCGTTCCAACCTATCCTGATGCGGGCCGATTCTGGGATATTGTCGATAAATACAACGTTGATATTCTGTATACGGCTCCTACGGCAATTCGGTCGCTGATGGGATTTGGACTGGAAAAAGTCGAAAACCACGATTTGAGCAGCTTACAGGTGCTTGGCTCCGTTGGCGAACCGATCAATGAGGAAGCCTGGCATTGGTACGACGAGCACATCGGTAAGGGCCGCTGTCCGATTGTCGATACCTGGTGGCAGACCGAAACGGGTGGTATTTTGATCTCCCCACTGGCGGGTATTACCAAAACCAAACCAACCTATGCCACACTACCCTTGCCGGGTGTTCAGCCGATACTGGTGGATGAAACGGGTAAAGAAATCGAAGGCAATGGCGTGAGTGGCAATTTGTGCATGAAATTTCCGTGGCCGGGTATTTTACGGACAACCTATGGCGATCACGAACGCTGCCGCCAAACCTATTTCGCTACCTATCCGGGTTTATATTTCACTGGCGACGGTTGCCTCCGTGATGAAGACGGCTATTACCGCATCACAGGTCGGGTCGATGATGTGCTGAACGTATCGGGTCATCGGATTGGGACGGCCGAGGTCGAAAATGCCATCAACATGCACACAGGGGTAGTGGAAAGTGCGGTAGTCGGCTATCCGCACGACATCAAAGGGCAGGGCATATATGCCTATGTGATTACCGATCAGGAACCGAATGGACATGACGCTGACCTGACCAAGCGTGATATTCTGGCAACGGTAAGCCGGGTAATCGGTCCGATTGCCAAGCCCGATAAAATTCAATTTGTGACGGGGCTTCCTAAAACCCGTTCGGGGAAAATCATGCGTCGAATCCTGCGCAAAATTGCCGAAGGCGATACCAGTAATCTCGGCGACACGACTACCTTGCTCGATCCGGCGGTTGTAGAAGAGATTAAAGCGGGAGCTTTGTAA
- a CDS encoding Uma2 family endonuclease — protein MQLPLNIPQIDRFTDEELVQFCLANPNLRVERDDNGTVYIDMSPTHLLTSANNSELNGEFVIWNRKTKAGKVIDSNGGFFLSDQSMKAPDVAWIRRERWDALSKKDKHSFPYLAPDFVLELVSDSDHLDAVKAKMEKWLANGVRLAWLVSPNEKLTYIYRPNQPVDTKTFSETLSGDDVLIGFETVLADILED, from the coding sequence ATGCAATTGCCCCTCAACATTCCCCAAATCGACCGCTTCACCGATGAAGAGTTAGTCCAGTTCTGTCTGGCTAATCCCAACCTTCGTGTTGAGCGCGATGACAATGGCACTGTATATATTGATATGTCTCCTACCCATTTATTAACCAGCGCGAATAACAGTGAGTTAAACGGTGAGTTTGTCATCTGGAACCGTAAGACGAAAGCTGGTAAAGTTATTGACTCGAACGGCGGTTTTTTTCTGAGCGACCAATCGATGAAAGCACCGGATGTGGCCTGGATTCGGCGCGAACGCTGGGATGCGCTGAGTAAAAAGGACAAGCACTCATTTCCGTACCTGGCTCCCGATTTTGTGCTCGAACTCGTCAGTGATTCCGATCACCTCGACGCGGTTAAAGCGAAAATGGAGAAGTGGCTGGCCAACGGTGTTCGCCTTGCCTGGCTGGTTTCGCCCAACGAGAAACTCACCTACATTTACCGCCCCAATCAACCCGTCGACACTAAAACCTTTTCAGAAACACTATCAGGCGACGATGTGCTGATTGGCTTTGAAACCGTGTTAGCCGATATTCTGGAAGATTGA